TCCTCGTGCGTTGAATCTCGTTTCCTGATATCACTCGTATCTGAAGCTGATCTCCTCAAAATTTGATCAGTCTCAAGTCGTCGAAACCAAGGTTTAGGTCTCCTTGAAATATATCGTAGGGAGCAAGAGAATAACTGTCGCATCTAGAACAGGAATCCTGAAGGTTCCAATAATTGAGAGGGCCAAGATATCACCTTTTACAGGCTTTTTGTAGAGCAATTGAGTTAAGATGAAAAATGAAGTCAAAATTATTCTGATTTACTGATCGTAATCTATTCTACGGCGGACGGACAGTGCTGCCATGTCCGTGTTAATTTACTTTGCCACTAAATtgaataaaaaagaaaaagattaagAAACCAAAGTTGATATCGAATTATCATCACTATAAAATAATTTTTAAAACTAATCATTACAACATGAGAAGTGACGGCACCGTCTAATGCTCCTCTCCAGTCATTCAATCTCCCTCAATAACCTCCTTCCTTCAAGCATTAAGATTTCATGATTCATGCTGACCTGAGCAAAGACTACTACTATATATCATGTGTAATGACTATGAAAACCGCATATGTTTATATCCGATTACCTGTTCCTCAAGCAATAGCAAAGCTTTGAATGTCAAAAGTAAGTATGTAACAGGATACTGAATTTACCAAAACAGCGCCGGCCACAGCGCAGGGCAAGACTTAATGTCTGTTGAGATAGAAGAGTGACTTTGTCACTGGCCGTTCAAGCCCTCAGATATAGACTGCTGATCAGAAGGAAGTGAAGTAGGTTCTGCGGGCGAAGTAAAAAGAGGAATGGGTGGAAAAGGCTGGCTAGAAGGTTGAGGGGCCGAAGGGAACTCTTTACGTGCATCGATCAAGAGGGATACCTGCCAGCTTTTGACGCCAATCTGTGTTTAATCGTGAGCATATATGGTCTTTTATATATGATATCAAGCTTACATGCGCAAGACATAACAAAATTAATACCACACCACCGCCTACAGTGATAACACGCCGTTTCAACTTTGACTTATTTTTGTTCGACATTGTCTGTCTTGCTACAATGTATTTTTTAATACCGAtgtcatcatctttgacgCGGAATTCTAGGAATATCATGACCGaggaaacaaaaacagTGATGGTAGCGATACAAATGCAAAGACTTGACCACCCTTAGCATATTGGCATGGCGTGGGGATACTGTAACTTACATGGAAGCTGCAAGTCGATCTCCGAAAGAATCCAAAAGTAATACCAACACACCCAAGCACATTGGAAAGATTATACTAGCCCAGGCTAAAAATTACAAGGTTAGCTCTGGGAACGGTGTTGGTTTGTTAATGCTCACTATGAACAAAGACAGCAGTGTTGCTCATGCGATCAAGGGGATCATCCTCTTTCGATACCTGAGCCTCTACATCTTGCGCTTCAAACCCTTGCGCCTTGGCTTCTTTATTCATCACTTCAACAAATTCCTGATCCTCCGCCGAAAACTTCTCAGACCCTTCCTCCTCGGAACCGTGTTGTTTCTCTGCAACCTCCTTGTCATTACTCCCATCTAGCGTCTTAAAGTCACTGGCTTGATCTGTGCCGTTGTAGTAACTATAAGTCCAGATTGACCATGGAGGTATCTGTGTATCGCGAACTATGGGTGTAGGTGGGACATAGGGCGAAGACagagggaaagagaaacgTTGTCGCCTTGGTGCTGCTTCTTCAGTCGCAGCCCGAGGCGTCGGCTCAGGGCCGTTGACGGGGCCGTTGCTGGCactgttgttgttgttggcTGGCCGACGCAATGATGGGGTGTGGTTGATTGGAATGAACATACTTACAAATCTAAACTACAATACAAAACACAGAGATGCCTACTAGAAATTTTTTTGGTAGGTTCATTTATATGGTAACTCCACCTGATGAACTGCTtaatgatatataaagCCCCATAGTAAGATTATCATATAGCGTCCCCAAAACAGGGCGTACTGTTTCTCACAATGACTCATGCAAGTTCATAGCACCACTGCATCAGTTCAATACCAACTAAAATCAAGTCACAAGACGTGAGTCTCATCGCCGCATGATTTCCTGCTTTATACAGCTGGTTAAGCGCTATACTGcaaaaatggagatggTTTTAAAAAAACTGGAGACTAGAGGTCATGAGGATTTGGGTAGGTTCAGCTCTACACTAAAAATTCGTGCGAAAATGCTATTTACATGACAATATGCCACCCCGTTGAAAGTCTGTGAGAAACTTGAATCTTGATTTTCAGCCGACTATGAAGATGTCTCCCTATATCTTGAATGATCAAGGTATATCGCTGCCGCTACAGACGGTATGAAGGCATTTATTCATGTGCCTGTTGCCGACAAAGCTTGTCTAACCTTTAGACTGACTACAACTGGCTCAGGCTAGCATCCGTTACCTTCCCTTAACTCGCCTAAAATATCGGcagccaaaagaaaagtcaagattAGCAGCTTTTCGAGTACGATCGTGCTGAAAGAAACCTGCCACTTGTGAAAAGTGGTGCTATATGCTGTTTGCTTCattatcatcttcaatcatGATTCCACtccacttcttccttgaTCAACGGATAAAAACGCTATGGGTATTACAGCTGTTCGACACCAAAAGATGTTCGCATCGGCGCTGAAAGGAACCTGgacctctctttccattttcctctttgcTAACAGTATctattttctcttctctccaacCTCAATTGGGCAACGATGACGACGCTTATAGCCTACTCATGTTGAGAGTAGAAATCGCAGATATCCTTTGCGACGTCATATGTCAACGGTGATAATCTATAAATGGTGTTGGTATAGTGTGACTTCTCAACCTTACCTCTAGCCTCATTGCTTCCCCTTCATTGCAAAAGCTTGTTGTTTTTCCCTTGCCTCCTCTATCTATTTCAAGCGTGAGGACATTGTGTGTCTGGATGTCATAACTTTGGGATTATGACAgggaatataggcaataaataataGTGCAACTCcgattgcattattgtgaccttttggttcAGAGCGTGAGTTTTAATTATTGCTATTACTCATGACACTGGGAGCCATCACGTACAGTATTCGGGCTTGGTGGGAGAGACTGCACACCAAGTTGCGCTCCCATACCTGATTTGCGTGTCGTTGAAAAAACACTTTCGATGGCCTGACTTTTCATGCTTAATCCTTTTGTAGAAATTGTCTTATCCTGAAGAACGTGTCCATGCCAATACCACGGATCAATGTGCCATACTGTGTTGTGCCTTTAGTTATATAATATCTCATTGACTTTTCCTAAATAAATGAATAAATATTTTTAAAAAATCAGTCGCGTCGATTATCCCGATATCAGACCATCGCGAAACCATCCTATCTCTCAGTGTCCCGATCTGTGTACGTTCACAAGAGTCGGACAAAATGTCGTAAGAATCCGGTCCGGTTCGATGGTGGACCGACGTCAACCGGCGTTGCCGCTTAAAGCCGAGAATTCTTTATTTAACGGCCGAGAGCCGCTTTGGATTGGGACACTGTAAATCAAATGATGGCATCATCTGTCAGGCACGAACATGGGATGAGCTGACTTTCTAGATTGGATGGAGGAATATTatgaaaaggcaaagagaatggaaaaagagagaaaccAGCTGATAGTCCTTACCACCAAATCCGGAAAAAGTATGCATGTATTTCTACTGCTGGACACCACAGTCTATAGTCGCAGATGAGATGACAAGGTAAAATATTCAGATCAGCCGAGCATTGCGACCGTACATGAATTAAAAAACACAGTTTCATGATGAAGCCTGCGTTGAAGTCTCATCTTTGGCCTTTTCcgtctcttcctttttcagttgttcaatctcttctgcTGTCAAAAACCTCCCGCCTTTTCCTCGAGGTCGGGAGCAAGCATGGCGATGGCGAGATTCGTGCAGGTATGGCTACAAGATGTTAGAGGTTTAACGTATGAGTCAGGGTGGTATTCACCTTTCGGGATCGTACCAGCCTGTTGAGCTCCTCTAATCTTGCCCTCGCTAGGCGTCGTTTGAGGATGCGATGGTATTGCTTGGCATTAACGTATAACGGCTCTTCATTATCCACATCTAACTTATCTCCTCCCGCAACTCGATCTGATGAacttgtctcttctttgacttcAATCAAGCTCTCTCCGCTCTCTGAAAGATATTCCTCGGGCTGAACCTGCCGTTGGACAGAAACAGAAGGGTGATATCGATGGCTTTGCAACTGACTATATGTTGAAGGTCCTGGTTGGCTCAGATCAAGGTCAAGGAAGGTTGTAGGATCGTCCGGTGCGTTGTGTTGAGGAGGATTCGAATTGGATTGTACATGGTAGAGTGTACGCGAAAAGTTGGGCGGGACAAGATTGGGATAAGAATGGATATGTCTGTACGGTTGAGATGTATTCGGAGGAGTGGGAAAGGAGTAATTTGCGAGGGCTAATGTCGTCAGCTTGTGGCCAAACGTAGCAATACTCACGACTTGGATCGTTCTTGGGAAGGTCGAGAGGGGTTGGGAAATTATCATACggtgatgaaaaagatggatctGAAAAGGTGGGAGAAGATGGGTAGTTGCTTTGATTGCTTGGGAACAGCTGAAATATGGGTAATGAAGTAGACATCACTATAAGAGATGTACAGATAAATGAATAAATATtcagatgaaagaaaaagaaaaagaaaggtgGAGTAGATGCGCATCTTACCCGAAATCCGAATAAAAATGTTAACATTTATCTAACCCTAATTAAAAGTAAATAACGTGCCACGGAACTAATCCCGCAAAGGCCGACCATCCTCTTTGCTTATCCGTCTGTATCTTGAATGTAGATGCTATTCCTTGCTCAGCTTTTTTCCTTAAAAATGGCGTTTATCTCCAGATTACTCGTCTCTAGGGGTTATGCCACTGCAGCCAATGCCGTCAAGGTGCGTTTCGCGCCTTTTTCTCGTCAGAAAGACTCCCAGAATTGACAGAATTACCATCGTTTTACTCAGGCTCCCCTCCAACTCAACTCACTTACTGGTACCTACGCCACTTCCACCTATCTTGCTGCACTGAAAAAGTCCCCCAAGGACCTCGAAGCCCTTGCAAAAGATATTGAGGCATTTGACAAGCAGATCAAGGATAACCCCAAGGTGGCTGCTTTTATCCGTATGTTTAGTGGTATGGACCAAGGAATGGTATTTGACAGATATGGTAGAAAACCCCACTCTCTCTGTCTCTGAGAGATCCACCgcgctctcttctttcgtCCCTTCCTCTGCGTCCCCTATCCTTGGCAACCTTCTCATGGTCCTCTCCGAGAACGGCCGTCTCTCCTCGGCCCCCAAAGTCTTTGCTGACTTCAACTCTTTAATTGCTGCGTACAGGGGAGAGCTGGAGGTAGTCGTGACTAGCGCTGAACCCCTCGACTCGAAAGCCATGTCAAGGTTGGATAAGGCTTTGAAGGGAACAGATATTGCCAAGggaaagacattgaaaGTTGTCAACAAGGTATGTAGGGCATAGCTTAAAAATAGAAAGGTTACTGATAGGAATGAAGGTCAACCCTTCAGTGCTTGGTGGTCTTTTAGTCGACTTTGGAGATAAGAGCAGTGAGTCGATAATTGGCGTGTTTGACTAGATGCTAACTACATTCAGTCGAtctctcaacctct
The Cryptococcus depauperatus CBS 7841 chromosome 1, complete sequence DNA segment above includes these coding regions:
- a CDS encoding ATP synthase F1, delta subunit; this encodes MAFISRLLVSRGYATAANAVKAPLQLNSLTGTYATSTYLAALKKSPKDLEALAKDIEAFDKQIKDNPKVAAFIQNPTLSVSERSTALSSFVPSSASPILGNLLMVLSENGRLSSAPKVFADFNSLIAAYRGELEVVVTSAEPLDSKAMSRLDKALKGTDIAKGKTLKVVNKVNPSVLGGLLVDFGDKSIDLSTSSKVNRFNTALAQGV